A window of Paenibacillus sp. 19GGS1-52 contains these coding sequences:
- a CDS encoding Ger(x)C family spore germination protein, protein MKRKTSEVIARLLLALLIPVVLSGCWERHELNEIAIVLGIGLDKAESGYTITYQVVIPSAISSQAVGGGGGGGVPVVLYKFTVPTMYEAQRQFNLESARRGYLGHIRVLVIGEELARAGVSETLDIFKRSREPRMDFYVMVAEGTTAENVLNVLTPLDKLPANKLFSSLDKSYRISAKTVAVTLDKFIEDLLDEGKNPVLTGVEVVGDSSEGGDKTNIERITPKARLSYHSVAVFKEDKLIGWLDDEETIGYNYIIDKVITNTGSVTGEDGKPIIIEALKTSTHRKVKFIDGEPHIYLNVKAICNVEEVQSKENLEAESTIRKLESATEKRILGRMQNAVEQIIKRYNVDILGFGQLIYHTSPKAWSRLQHEKGDDYLKSLPIHYKANVIINRVGTTDKSFFDEIKE, encoded by the coding sequence ATGAAAAGAAAAACAAGTGAAGTCATAGCCCGCTTGCTGCTTGCCCTGCTGATTCCAGTGGTGCTCAGCGGATGTTGGGAAAGGCACGAACTAAATGAAATCGCCATTGTACTGGGAATCGGTCTCGATAAGGCCGAGTCTGGCTATACCATTACGTATCAGGTGGTTATTCCGTCCGCAATTAGTTCGCAGGCGGTTGGAGGCGGTGGAGGTGGTGGAGTCCCGGTAGTTCTTTATAAATTCACGGTGCCTACGATGTATGAAGCTCAGCGTCAGTTTAACTTGGAAAGTGCGAGAAGGGGTTATCTTGGTCATATAAGGGTGCTGGTTATTGGAGAAGAGCTTGCCCGGGCGGGCGTGAGCGAGACACTGGATATCTTCAAAAGAAGCCGGGAACCACGCATGGATTTCTACGTTATGGTTGCTGAAGGCACCACCGCCGAAAATGTCCTGAATGTCCTCACCCCGTTGGATAAATTGCCGGCCAACAAATTATTTAGTTCCCTGGACAAATCCTATAGAATTTCGGCCAAAACGGTCGCGGTCACGCTGGATAAGTTCATTGAGGACTTGTTAGACGAAGGGAAAAATCCTGTGCTGACGGGAGTAGAAGTTGTAGGTGATTCCAGTGAAGGAGGGGATAAAACCAATATAGAACGGATCACGCCTAAAGCAAGATTGTCTTATCATAGTGTAGCTGTGTTCAAAGAAGACAAGCTGATCGGTTGGCTGGATGATGAGGAGACGATCGGTTACAACTATATCATCGACAAGGTAATTACAAATACGGGCTCTGTAACAGGGGAAGACGGGAAGCCTATAATCATCGAGGCGCTGAAGACTTCAACCCACCGTAAAGTTAAATTCATCGATGGAGAGCCACATATTTACCTTAACGTTAAAGCGATTTGCAATGTTGAAGAAGTGCAGAGCAAAGAAAATCTGGAGGCGGAAAGTACCATTAGAAAATTGGAAAGTGCCACGGAGAAGCGGATCCTAGGGCGGATGCAAAATGCCGTCGAACAAATTATTAAACGCTACAATGTTGATATTCTGGGATTCGGACAATTGATCTACCATACCAGCCCCAAGGCTTGGTCAAGGCTGCAACATGAAAAAGGTGACGATTACTTAAAGTCGTTGCCCATACATTACAAAGCTAACGTAATAATTAACCGGGTCGGCACAACGGATAAATCTTTTTTTGATGAAATCAAGGAGTGA